Proteins found in one Pseudomonas sp. P8_241 genomic segment:
- a CDS encoding NAD(P)-dependent oxidoreductase, with product MKNAETPVVKVVLYGAMSSLGSALMAEMLRRQHEVIAILDNLTALAPRPGLRTKTGDLFDAQRVKQSVAGSSAVVCLLDAPGLPFNSESVEKTIVPGPVEQVLAVDALIDGMQAAGISRLFLVGDFGVLDDPEFEDQLQLHAAEEIREALQSSPLHWTLVNAPWAVAGLGIEHFTHVSSSLEPGLAETLERLNRVAVGIADELRLNLHIGEHVNFVAVTQR from the coding sequence ATGAAAAATGCCGAAACCCCCGTCGTGAAAGTGGTGCTCTATGGTGCCATGAGTAGCCTGGGCAGTGCGCTGATGGCTGAAATGCTGCGCCGCCAGCATGAAGTGATCGCCATCCTCGATAACCTGACCGCGCTCGCACCGCGCCCCGGTTTGCGTACCAAGACCGGCGACCTGTTCGATGCACAACGGGTCAAGCAAAGTGTGGCGGGCAGTTCTGCCGTCGTCTGTCTGCTGGACGCACCAGGTTTGCCGTTCAACAGCGAATCCGTGGAAAAAACCATCGTACCCGGCCCCGTCGAGCAGGTACTCGCGGTGGACGCTTTGATTGACGGCATGCAGGCCGCGGGCATTTCACGGTTATTTCTCGTGGGCGATTTCGGCGTGCTGGACGATCCGGAATTCGAAGACCAACTGCAATTGCACGCCGCCGAAGAAATTCGCGAGGCACTGCAAAGCAGCCCTTTGCATTGGACCTTGGTGAACGCGCCGTGGGCGGTAGCAGGGCTCGGCATCGAACATTTCACCCACGTCAGCAGCAGCCTGGAACCTGGCCTGGCAGAAACCCTGGAGCGTCTGAACCGGGTAGCCGTGGGGATCGCCGATGAATTGCGGCTGAATCTGCACATTGGTGAACATGTGAATTTTGTGGCGGTTACGCAACGTTAA
- a CDS encoding M16 family metallopeptidase gives MRCLLFACLLLGSFSSFALDRFQVEGYTLRNGLQLLLKPGTERGHVAIRLVVGVGLDDFSCGEKELPHLLEHLLFSGIDASGEGGLEERMQSLGGEWNAFTSNADTTFVIEAPAKNQRKVLDLLLALLTQTRFDDNAINAAKQVVEREDGGHYTHLQRWLDRQDLGHTASSQLAVELGLKCPERAQVDHLTREQLESVRKAWYAPNNMTLIVVGDLDKLLPAYLDRTYGELEAINPSEHPPLPQIQASAAHERTLTRGFVGDGAKLHWLVPEPVLEDQHDQTFDLLKDYLDWALYRQLRLAHSLSYGPWAEREVFGGVGFLSLNADLERDDVAEAEQVLEELKAQLLKDGLNAETFNRLKQAAIARQAWAVQGNSALADYYWSAIGDYEDDRFANPARELQAVSLQEANKAMRELLLQPGYLRIEKPLLSDDQLVWAIAGGLGLIVLMLVGWRLHRRK, from the coding sequence ATGCGTTGTCTGTTGTTCGCCTGCCTGTTGCTGGGATCTTTTTCTTCGTTTGCCCTGGATCGCTTCCAGGTCGAGGGCTATACGCTGCGCAACGGTTTGCAATTGTTGCTCAAACCCGGCACCGAGCGCGGGCATGTGGCGATTCGCCTGGTGGTAGGCGTGGGCCTGGATGATTTCAGCTGTGGAGAAAAAGAGCTGCCGCACCTGCTCGAACATTTGCTTTTCAGCGGCATCGATGCCAGTGGCGAAGGAGGGCTGGAAGAGCGCATGCAGTCGCTGGGCGGTGAGTGGAACGCCTTCACCAGCAACGCCGATACCACGTTCGTGATCGAAGCCCCAGCCAAAAACCAGCGCAAGGTACTCGACCTGTTGTTGGCGCTGCTGACCCAGACCCGCTTCGACGACAACGCCATCAACGCCGCCAAGCAAGTGGTCGAGCGCGAGGATGGCGGTCACTACACGCACCTGCAACGCTGGCTCGATCGACAGGACCTGGGCCATACCGCCAGCAGTCAACTGGCCGTGGAGCTGGGCCTCAAATGCCCAGAGCGGGCGCAGGTCGATCACCTGACCCGCGAGCAACTGGAAAGTGTGCGCAAGGCTTGGTATGCGCCGAACAATATGACCCTGATCGTGGTCGGCGACCTCGACAAATTGCTACCTGCCTATCTGGACCGCACCTATGGCGAACTGGAAGCGATCAACCCCAGCGAACATCCACCGCTGCCGCAGATCCAGGCCAGCGCTGCTCATGAGCGCACCCTGACGCGTGGGTTTGTTGGAGACGGTGCCAAGTTGCACTGGCTGGTGCCGGAGCCGGTGCTGGAGGATCAGCACGACCAGACCTTCGATTTGCTCAAGGATTACCTGGACTGGGCGCTCTATCGCCAGTTACGCCTGGCGCACAGCTTGTCCTATGGCCCGTGGGCCGAGCGCGAGGTGTTCGGTGGTGTGGGCTTCCTGAGCCTCAATGCCGACCTTGAGCGCGACGATGTGGCCGAGGCGGAACAGGTACTGGAAGAATTGAAGGCCCAGTTGCTCAAGGACGGCCTCAACGCAGAAACCTTCAATCGCCTCAAGCAGGCCGCCATTGCCCGGCAGGCCTGGGCTGTGCAGGGAAACAGCGCGCTGGCTGATTATTACTGGAGCGCCATTGGCGACTACGAGGATGACCGGTTCGCCAATCCGGCCAGAGAACTGCAGGCGGTGTCGCTGCAAGAGGCGAACAAGGCGATGCGTGAGTTGCTCTTGCAGCCGGGATATCTGCGAATCGAGAAGCCTTTGCTCAGTGATGATCAGTTGGTTTGGGCGATTGCCGGGGGGTTGGGGTTGATCGTCTTGATGCTGGTGGGATGGCGTTTGCACCGCAGAAAATAA
- a CDS encoding TerC family protein: protein MEWLNNPELWVAFFTLTALEIVLGIDNIIMISILVSRMPKHLQARTRIFGLALAMITRILLLLSITWVMRLTTDLFEVFGQGISGRDLILFFGGLFLLWKSSQEMYHALEGEDETNETPGGKGGNFLYTIVQIAIIDIVFSLDSVITAVGMVSHVPVMVAAIIVAVLVMMLASGKISEFIEKHPSLKMLALSFLLIVGTVLIAESLDVHVPKGYVYFAMAFSLAVEAINIKMRSSIAKKRKQKGPVKLRKDIPGQ from the coding sequence ATGGAATGGCTGAACAACCCTGAACTCTGGGTTGCCTTCTTCACCCTGACTGCCCTGGAAATCGTCCTGGGTATCGATAACATCATCATGATTTCGATCCTGGTCAGCCGCATGCCCAAGCACCTGCAGGCGCGTACCCGGATTTTCGGTCTGGCGCTGGCCATGATCACGCGAATCCTGCTACTGCTGTCGATCACCTGGGTCATGCGCCTGACGACCGACCTGTTCGAAGTGTTCGGCCAGGGCATTTCCGGGCGTGACCTGATCCTGTTCTTCGGTGGTCTGTTCCTGTTGTGGAAGAGCTCGCAAGAGATGTATCACGCGCTGGAAGGTGAAGACGAAACCAACGAAACGCCTGGCGGCAAAGGTGGCAATTTCCTCTACACCATCGTGCAGATCGCGATCATCGACATCGTGTTCTCGCTGGACTCGGTGATTACCGCTGTCGGCATGGTCTCCCATGTTCCGGTCATGGTCGCGGCGATCATCGTGGCGGTGCTGGTGATGATGCTCGCCTCGGGCAAAATCAGCGAATTCATTGAAAAGCACCCGTCGCTGAAAATGCTGGCGCTGTCGTTCCTGTTGATCGTCGGTACCGTGCTGATTGCCGAGTCCCTGGACGTGCACGTACCAAAAGGCTACGTCTACTTCGCCATGGCGTTCTCGCTGGCGGTTGAGGCGATCAACATCAAGATGCGCTCGTCCATCGCGAAAAAGCGCAAACAGAAGGGGCCGGTCAAGCTGCGCAAGGATATTCCGGGGCAATAA
- a CDS encoding DUF5924 family protein: MSKLTLFIQRILELMKRYPGVIALGGFVSGVGSFILVDRQQGLASWITTIMLISWIWLMLENSLTKLFARIFKREIPQPLLRYATQMIHQESLFFVLPFFFITTTWNSGQLFFTGLLSIAALISIIDPLYYKWLAPRRWAFLALHTLTLFAALLTALPVIMHLTTSQSFKWALGIAVLLSFPSLASIFPIRTIRNALAILSITVGIGGVGWALRSWVPPATLWMTDVAISTQMQDRTPGASLDEVSVEQIRGGGLYAYTAINAPRGLDERIYHVWKFNGKEVDRIALDIHGGRKEGYRAWTHKQNFPGNPAGKWQVRVLTEDGQVIGVLRFVVKDSTAIKEN, from the coding sequence ATGTCGAAACTGACCCTTTTCATACAGCGCATCCTCGAACTGATGAAGCGCTATCCGGGGGTCATTGCGCTCGGTGGTTTTGTCTCCGGGGTCGGCAGCTTCATCCTGGTCGACCGTCAGCAAGGTCTGGCGAGCTGGATCACCACCATCATGCTGATCAGCTGGATCTGGTTGATGCTGGAAAACAGCCTGACCAAGCTGTTCGCGCGTATTTTCAAGCGCGAAATCCCACAACCGCTGTTGCGTTATGCAACGCAGATGATCCACCAGGAAAGTCTGTTCTTCGTTCTGCCGTTCTTTTTCATCACCACGACCTGGAACAGCGGCCAACTGTTTTTCACCGGCCTGTTGAGCATCGCGGCACTGATCTCGATCATCGATCCGCTCTACTACAAGTGGCTGGCGCCACGACGCTGGGCGTTCCTGGCGCTGCACACCCTGACCCTGTTCGCCGCTTTGCTCACGGCATTGCCGGTGATCATGCACCTGACCACCTCGCAGAGTTTCAAATGGGCGCTGGGCATCGCCGTGCTGCTGTCGTTCCCGAGCCTGGCGTCGATCTTCCCGATCCGTACAATTCGCAACGCCCTGGCGATCCTGAGTATCACCGTCGGCATCGGCGGCGTCGGTTGGGCGCTGCGTTCATGGGTGCCGCCGGCGACTTTGTGGATGACCGACGTGGCCATCAGCACGCAGATGCAGGACCGCACCCCGGGCGCCAGCCTCGACGAAGTGAGCGTCGAGCAGATCCGCGGTGGCGGCCTTTACGCCTACACCGCAATCAACGCCCCGCGTGGCCTGGACGAGCGGATTTACCATGTCTGGAAATTCAACGGCAAAGAGGTCGACCGTATTGCGCTGGATATCCATGGCGGGCGCAAGGAAGGTTACCGGGCGTGGACCCACAAACAGAATTTCCCCGGCAACCCCGCCGGCAAATGGCAAGTTAGGGTGTTGACCGAAGACGGCCAGGTCATCGGCGTGCTGCGCTTCGTGGTCAAGGACAGCACAGCGATCAAAGAAAACTAA
- a CDS encoding choline sulfate utilization transcriptional regulator, with translation MFEALGDLSLDLLRAFEAAARQRSFTAAANELGTTQPAISQQIKRLEEQLATRLFDRIYRGIELTEAGMILFEQVQLGLQNIEAGLSAISSQQQHEVLQVATDFAFAAYWLMPRLHRFHAANPQVDVSLVTSERSHNMLRTDIDVAVLFGDGRFKQGESHWLFSEEVFPVCSPQLLIDRPAPLPAQCLLELPLLHLRGENSSNWFDWSGVFRELGITSPPAPGQLRFDNYTLLIQAAIGGQGVAIGWRHLVDNLLAQGLLCRPIAESAMSRLGYYVVLPQRKRRRALIQQFVDWLMAEQASSAESLAGLSFPSIAV, from the coding sequence ATGTTTGAGGCTCTCGGTGACCTGTCTCTGGATTTGCTCCGCGCCTTTGAAGCGGCCGCCCGTCAGCGCAGCTTCACGGCTGCGGCCAATGAGCTTGGGACTACCCAGCCCGCCATCAGCCAGCAGATCAAGCGCCTGGAAGAGCAATTGGCAACTCGGTTGTTCGACCGCATTTATCGCGGCATCGAATTGACGGAGGCCGGAATGATCCTGTTCGAACAAGTTCAGTTGGGTTTGCAGAATATCGAAGCAGGATTGAGTGCGATCAGCTCACAACAACAGCATGAGGTGTTGCAAGTCGCGACCGATTTTGCCTTCGCGGCCTACTGGTTGATGCCGCGCCTGCACCGTTTTCATGCCGCCAACCCTCAAGTGGACGTGAGTCTTGTGACCAGTGAACGCAGCCACAACATGCTGCGCACGGATATCGACGTCGCGGTCTTGTTCGGCGATGGCCGTTTCAAGCAAGGCGAAAGTCATTGGCTGTTCAGTGAAGAAGTATTTCCGGTGTGCAGCCCGCAGTTGTTGATTGATCGCCCAGCGCCCCTGCCTGCCCAGTGCTTGTTGGAGCTTCCACTGCTGCACCTGCGCGGTGAGAACAGCAGCAACTGGTTCGACTGGAGCGGCGTGTTCCGCGAGCTGGGCATTACATCGCCGCCAGCGCCTGGCCAATTGCGCTTCGATAACTACACCTTGCTGATTCAGGCTGCGATCGGTGGCCAAGGCGTGGCCATCGGCTGGCGGCATCTTGTGGATAACTTGCTGGCGCAAGGGTTGTTGTGTCGACCGATTGCAGAGTCGGCGATGTCTCGGCTTGGATATTACGTAGTACTGCCCCAGCGCAAACGGCGCAGGGCATTGATTCAGCAGTTCGTGGACTGGTTGATGGCAGAGCAGGCCAGTAGTGCCGAGTCGTTGGCGGGGTTGTCATTTCCATCGATTGCTGTTTGA
- a CDS encoding Na/Pi cotransporter family protein, which translates to MLTLLNLLSAVALLIWGTHIVRTGILRVYGTNLRHVISHNMTNRWLAFLSGIAVTAMVQSSNATAMLVTSFVGQGLMALTPALVTMLGADVGTALMARVLTFDLSWLSPLLIFVGVIFFLSRKQTRLGQMGRVAIGLGLIILALQLIVEAAHPITHAKGMKVIFASLTGDILLDALVGALFAMISYSSLAAVLLTATLAGANVISLPVAIGLVIGANIGSGVLAFLSTSMQNAAGRQVALGSLLYKLIGLLLIIPVLGPLVRWLDGLDFSPQELVIGFHLLYNTVRCLILLPTAAPMARFCAWALPEHPLANGTAKPRHLDLTALVTPGLALANAARETLRMGDLIDSMLEAMLDVLQGKQTAVTQEMRRLTDDVEALYSAIKLYLAQMPREDLSDQDSRRWAEIIELAINLKLASDLIERMLRKVQQQKTSQRRSFSEVGLDELTGLQTQLISNLRLGMSVFLSADPESARQLVREKRRFRAQERRLAHAHVSRLQRKIVQSIETSSLHLELIADMKRLNSLFCSSAYVVLETHDTGALVVDEFADITHSP; encoded by the coding sequence ATGCTCACCCTGCTCAATTTGCTTTCCGCCGTGGCCCTGTTGATCTGGGGCACGCATATCGTCCGAACCGGCATCCTGCGGGTCTACGGCACCAATTTGCGCCACGTCATCAGCCATAACATGACCAACCGCTGGCTGGCTTTCCTCTCCGGGATCGCCGTGACGGCGATGGTCCAGAGCAGCAACGCTACCGCCATGCTGGTCACCTCGTTTGTCGGCCAGGGCCTGATGGCGCTGACCCCGGCGCTGGTCACCATGCTCGGTGCCGATGTCGGTACGGCCCTGATGGCGCGGGTGCTGACGTTCGATCTGTCGTGGTTGTCGCCGCTGCTGATTTTTGTCGGGGTGATTTTCTTTCTGTCGCGCAAGCAGACCCGCCTGGGGCAGATGGGCCGTGTCGCCATTGGGTTGGGGCTGATCATTCTGGCGCTGCAACTGATTGTCGAAGCGGCGCACCCGATTACCCATGCCAAAGGTATGAAGGTGATTTTCGCCTCGCTCACCGGCGATATCCTGCTCGACGCCCTGGTTGGCGCACTGTTCGCGATGATTTCTTACTCTAGCCTGGCTGCCGTGCTGCTGACCGCGACCCTGGCCGGGGCCAACGTGATCAGCCTGCCGGTGGCCATCGGGCTGGTGATCGGCGCCAATATCGGCAGCGGTGTGCTCGCCTTTCTCAGCACCAGCATGCAGAACGCTGCCGGGCGCCAAGTGGCACTGGGCAGCCTGTTGTACAAACTCATTGGTCTTTTATTGATCATCCCGGTACTCGGTCCGCTGGTGCGCTGGCTCGATGGCCTCGACTTCAGCCCGCAGGAGCTGGTGATTGGCTTCCATTTGCTCTACAACACCGTGCGCTGCCTGATTCTGTTGCCCACTGCCGCGCCGATGGCCAGGTTTTGTGCCTGGGCGCTGCCGGAGCACCCACTGGCCAACGGCACGGCCAAACCCCGGCACCTTGACCTGACTGCGCTGGTCACGCCTGGTCTGGCACTCGCCAACGCGGCCCGGGAAACCCTGCGCATGGGCGACTTGATCGACAGCATGCTCGAAGCCATGCTCGACGTTTTGCAGGGCAAGCAAACCGCCGTCACCCAGGAAATGCGCCGCCTGACCGACGATGTCGAAGCGCTCTACAGCGCGATCAAATTGTATCTGGCGCAAATGCCCCGAGAAGACCTCAGCGACCAGGACAGCCGGCGCTGGGCGGAAATCATCGAACTGGCGATCAACCTGAAACTCGCCAGCGACCTGATCGAGCGCATGCTGCGCAAGGTCCAGCAACAGAAAACCTCGCAACGTCGGTCGTTTTCCGAAGTCGGGCTGGACGAATTGACCGGTCTGCAAACTCAGCTGATTTCCAACCTGCGGCTGGGCATGTCGGTGTTTCTCAGCGCCGACCCGGAAAGCGCCCGCCAGTTAGTGCGTGAGAAACGTCGTTTTCGCGCGCAGGAACGCCGCCTGGCTCACGCTCATGTCAGCCGTTTGCAACGTAAGATCGTGCAAAGTATCGAAACCAGTTCCTTGCACCTGGAGTTGATTGCCGACATGAAGCGCCTGAATTCGCTGTTTTGCAGCAGTGCGTATGTGGTGTTGGAAACGCACGACACCGGCGCGCTGGTGGTCGACGAATTTGCTGACATCACGCATTCTCCCTGA
- a CDS encoding ABC transporter permease, translated as MISSTMAGDARLDTSLTPARLRVTGDWTLAHYAGLKLLSESLYGQYDADTQVDLNGLGALDTAGASLLVELLGSERIGRTAQHPDCTLSSADRALLQTVYCSLTDFCVPIKEPEISVSIQLLTRIGRAVDTVWQDTLQLLGFVGLIIETIARGLFRPKRWRITPMVSHIEQTGLDAAPIVALLTFLVGAVVAFLGATVLATFGASVFTVDLVGFAFLREFGVLLTAILMAGRTASAFTAQIGSMKANEEIDAIRTLGLDPMELLVVPRVLALLIALPMLTFLAMISGIIGGAVVCAVSLDISPAMFLSLLQSDIGVQHFLVGIVKAPIFAFLIAAIGCLEGFKVSGSAESVGAHTTSSVVQSIFVVIVLDAVAALFFMEMGW; from the coding sequence ATGATCAGCAGCACAATGGCCGGCGATGCCCGACTGGACACTTCGCTCACCCCTGCGCGGTTGCGGGTGACGGGCGACTGGACGCTTGCCCATTACGCCGGCCTCAAGCTGCTGAGCGAAAGCCTTTACGGCCAGTACGACGCCGACACCCAGGTCGATCTCAACGGTCTCGGCGCCCTTGACACCGCTGGCGCCTCGTTGTTGGTGGAACTGTTGGGTTCCGAGCGCATTGGCCGCACCGCCCAGCATCCCGATTGCACTCTTTCCTCCGCCGACCGCGCGTTACTGCAAACGGTGTACTGCTCGCTGACCGATTTCTGCGTGCCGATCAAGGAGCCGGAAATCAGCGTTAGCATTCAATTGCTGACTCGCATCGGTCGCGCCGTGGACACCGTCTGGCAGGACACCCTGCAACTGCTCGGTTTCGTAGGGCTGATCATCGAAACCATCGCCCGCGGCCTGTTTCGACCCAAGCGCTGGCGCATCACGCCGATGGTCTCGCACATCGAACAAACAGGGCTCGACGCTGCGCCCATCGTAGCCCTGCTGACCTTTCTGGTCGGCGCCGTGGTGGCGTTTCTCGGGGCGACGGTACTGGCGACGTTCGGTGCCAGTGTGTTTACCGTGGATCTGGTGGGGTTTGCCTTCCTGCGCGAATTTGGTGTGTTGCTCACCGCGATCCTGATGGCCGGGCGCACCGCCAGTGCGTTCACGGCGCAGATCGGTTCGATGAAGGCCAACGAAGAAATAGACGCCATCCGCACCTTGGGCCTCGACCCGATGGAGTTGCTGGTAGTGCCACGCGTGCTGGCCTTGCTGATCGCCCTGCCGATGCTGACGTTTCTGGCAATGATTTCAGGAATCATCGGCGGCGCGGTGGTCTGCGCAGTATCGCTGGATATTTCACCGGCGATGTTCCTGTCGCTGCTGCAATCGGACATCGGCGTTCAGCACTTTCTGGTGGGCATCGTCAAAGCGCCGATTTTCGCCTTCCTGATCGCCGCCATCGGTTGCCTCGAAGGCTTCAAGGTCAGCGGCAGCGCCGAGTCCGTGGGTGCCCACACCACATCGAGTGTGGTGCAGTCGATTTTCGTGGTGATCGTGCTCGACGCGGTGGCTGCGCTGTTTTTCATGGAGATGGGCTGGTGA
- a CDS encoding CitMHS family transporter — protein MLTFLGFAMVITFMFLIMTKRLSALIALILIPIIFALFGGFGPKIGPMMLEGITKLAPTGVMLMFAILYFALMIDSGLFDPAVRKILKMVKGDPLKVSVGTAVLALVVSLDGDGATTYMICVAAMLPLYSRIGMSPRIMAGLIILAGGVMNMTPWGGPTARAASALHVDPSDIFVPMIPAMAAGVVAILAIAYFYGKRERARLGELHLVGDEVDHSEISVSQFPDARRPKLIWFNGALTLGLMCTLIAGLLPLPVLFMVAFSIAMIVNYPCLQMQKERVAAHAGSVLAVVGLIFAAGIFTGILSGTGMVDAMSKSLLAVIPDFLGPYLAVITALVSMPFTFFMSNDAFYYGVLPVLAEAASHYGITAVEMARASIVGQPVHLLSPLVPSTYLLVALAGIDFGDHQRFTLKWAVLVCICILVAALLLGTFPMFSTL, from the coding sequence ATGCTGACTTTCCTTGGCTTCGCCATGGTCATCACGTTCATGTTCCTGATCATGACCAAGCGCCTGTCCGCGCTGATCGCCCTGATCCTGATTCCAATCATCTTCGCCCTGTTCGGCGGCTTCGGTCCGAAAATCGGCCCGATGATGCTCGAAGGTATCACCAAGCTTGCACCGACCGGTGTGATGCTGATGTTCGCCATCTTGTACTTCGCCCTGATGATCGACTCCGGCCTGTTTGACCCGGCCGTGCGCAAGATTCTCAAAATGGTCAAGGGCGACCCGTTGAAGGTTTCGGTCGGTACCGCCGTGCTGGCGCTCGTCGTTTCCCTTGATGGTGACGGCGCGACCACGTACATGATCTGCGTGGCCGCCATGCTGCCGCTCTACAGCCGTATCGGCATGAGCCCGCGGATCATGGCCGGCCTGATCATCCTCGCCGGTGGCGTGATGAACATGACCCCATGGGGTGGCCCGACCGCCCGTGCGGCCAGTGCACTGCACGTGGACCCGTCCGACATCTTCGTGCCGATGATCCCGGCCATGGCCGCTGGTGTGGTGGCGATCCTGGCCATTGCCTACTTCTACGGCAAACGTGAGCGTGCGCGCCTGGGTGAACTGCACCTGGTGGGCGATGAAGTCGACCACAGCGAAATCAGCGTGTCGCAGTTCCCGGATGCCCGTCGTCCGAAGCTGATCTGGTTCAATGGCGCCTTGACTCTGGGTCTGATGTGCACCCTGATCGCCGGCCTGTTGCCGTTGCCGGTACTGTTCATGGTGGCGTTCAGTATCGCGATGATCGTCAACTACCCTTGCCTGCAAATGCAGAAAGAGCGCGTCGCGGCCCACGCCGGCAGCGTGCTGGCGGTGGTCGGTCTGATCTTTGCTGCGGGCATCTTCACCGGTATCCTGTCGGGCACCGGCATGGTCGATGCGATGTCGAAAAGCCTGCTGGCGGTGATTCCTGACTTCCTCGGCCCGTACCTGGCGGTGATTACCGCGCTGGTGAGCATGCCGTTCACGTTCTTCATGTCGAACGATGCATTTTATTACGGCGTGTTACCGGTACTTGCCGAAGCCGCCAGCCATTACGGTATAACCGCGGTGGAAATGGCGCGTGCCTCGATCGTCGGTCAGCCCGTCCACCTGTTGAGCCCGCTGGTACCATCGACTTACCTGTTGGTGGCTTTGGCCGGCATCGACTTCGGTGACCACCAGCGCTTCACCCTGAAGTGGGCAGTGCTGGTTTGTATCTGCATACTGGTTGCTGCACTGCTGTTGGGGACTTTCCCGATGTTCAGCACTCTATAA
- a CDS encoding ABC transporter ATP-binding protein, with protein MNRVPRAPCEAVIEVRGLCNRFGRQSVHENLDLDLYKGEILAVVGGSGSGKSVLLRSIVGLRQPSEGVVKVFGKNLPTLSEHERSLVERRFGVLFQKGALFSSLTVTENVALPLIEHAGLSRNDAEHLAAVKMALAGLPLSAADKYPASLSGGMIKRAALARALALDPDILFLDEPTAGLDPIGAAAFDQLILTLRDALGLSVFLVTHDLDTLYTITDRVAVLAQKKVLVADAIDKVSETDDAWIHEYFHGPRGRAALTAAQQLHEV; from the coding sequence GTGAACCGTGTACCCCGAGCGCCCTGCGAGGCGGTGATTGAAGTGCGTGGCCTGTGCAATCGCTTTGGCCGCCAGAGCGTGCACGAGAACCTTGACCTGGATTTGTACAAGGGCGAAATCCTCGCTGTGGTCGGCGGTTCCGGCAGCGGTAAATCGGTGCTACTGCGTAGCATCGTCGGTTTGCGTCAGCCCAGCGAAGGCGTAGTGAAAGTCTTCGGCAAGAACCTGCCAACCCTGTCTGAGCACGAGCGTTCATTGGTGGAACGGCGCTTTGGCGTGCTGTTCCAGAAAGGCGCATTGTTCTCGTCGTTGACGGTGACCGAGAACGTCGCACTGCCTTTGATCGAGCACGCCGGCTTGAGCCGCAACGACGCCGAGCACCTGGCGGCGGTAAAGATGGCCTTGGCCGGGTTGCCGTTGTCAGCGGCGGACAAATACCCGGCGTCCCTGTCCGGCGGCATGATCAAGCGTGCTGCACTCGCCCGGGCGCTGGCGCTGGACCCGGACATCCTGTTTCTCGACGAGCCCACTGCCGGCCTCGATCCGATTGGCGCCGCGGCGTTCGATCAATTGATCCTGACCCTGCGCGATGCGCTGGGCCTGAGTGTATTTCTGGTGACCCACGACCTCGACACGCTCTACACCATCACCGACCGGGTGGCCGTGCTGGCGCAGAAAAAGGTGCTGGTGGCGGACGCCATCGACAAGGTCTCGGAAACCGACGACGCGTGGATTCACGAATATTTCCATGGCCCTCGCGGCCGCGCGGCGCTGACAGCCGCCCAACAGCTTCACGAGGTCTGA
- a CDS encoding DOPA 4,5-dioxygenase family protein — translation MQQIKGYHAHVYFDANTIVQARTLCEQAAQLFPLKMGRVHERPVGPHPDWSCQLAFGPQLIGEVLPWLALNRKGLVVFLHPDTGDDLLDHTEHAIWMGATRPLKLSVF, via the coding sequence ATGCAGCAGATCAAGGGTTATCACGCTCACGTATATTTCGACGCCAATACGATCGTTCAGGCGCGCACCTTGTGTGAGCAGGCGGCGCAGTTGTTCCCGCTGAAGATGGGGCGTGTACACGAGCGCCCGGTCGGCCCGCACCCGGACTGGAGCTGCCAACTGGCGTTCGGTCCGCAACTGATCGGTGAGGTGCTGCCGTGGCTGGCGCTCAATCGCAAGGGGTTGGTGGTGTTCCTGCACCCGGACACGGGCGACGATCTGCTGGACCACACCGAGCACGCGATCTGGATGGGTGCGACGCGACCGCTGAAACTGTCTGTTTTTTGA
- a CDS encoding GFA family protein, with product MVDTHTGGCHCGQVRYQFSGPLHDIAHCHCSICRRVSGGIVTTWITVPASAFQWLAGTPSQYDSSATCARYFCGNCGAQLALITHLSPESIDVTIATLDHPEQGPAERHIWTDSRLPWLHLDEHLPGESEETL from the coding sequence ATGGTCGACACTCACACCGGCGGCTGCCACTGCGGACAGGTCCGCTATCAGTTCAGCGGGCCACTGCACGACATCGCCCATTGCCATTGCTCGATCTGCCGTCGGGTCAGCGGTGGCATCGTGACGACCTGGATCACCGTGCCCGCGTCGGCCTTTCAGTGGTTGGCCGGTACACCGTCGCAGTACGACTCTTCAGCCACCTGCGCACGATACTTCTGCGGCAATTGTGGGGCGCAATTGGCCTTGATCACTCACCTGAGCCCGGAGAGCATCGACGTCACCATCGCCACCCTCGATCATCCGGAACAGGGGCCGGCCGAGCGGCACATCTGGACCGACAGCCGCTTGCCGTGGCTGCATCTCGACGAACACTTGCCCGGCGAATCCGAAGAAACACTCTGA